The Camelus ferus isolate YT-003-E chromosome 32, BCGSAC_Cfer_1.0, whole genome shotgun sequence genome window below encodes:
- the TSSK2 gene encoding testis-specific serine/threonine-protein kinase 2 — MDDAAVLRKKGYIVGINLGKGSYAKVKSAYSERLKFNVAVKIIDRKKTPTDFVERFLPREMDILATVNHRSIIKTYEIFETSDGRIYIVMELGVQGDLLEFIKCRGALHEDTARKMFRQLSSAVKYCHDLDVVHRDLKCENLLLDKDFNIKLSDFGFSKRCLRDGSGRIVLSKTFCGSAAYAAPEVLQGIPYQPKVYDIWSLGVILYIMVCGSMPYDDSDIKKMLRVQKEHRVDFPRSKHLTGECKDLIYRILQPDVSRRLHIDDILSHAWLQPPKPKAMSSASFKREGEGKYRAECKLDTRPGSRPEHRPEHKLGAKTQHRLLVVPENEDRLEDRLEDRLAETSRAKDHHVSGAEVGKAST, encoded by the coding sequence ATGGACGATGCCGCGGTCCTGAGGAAGAAGGGTTACATCGTGGGCATCAACCTGGGCAAGGGCTCCTACGCCAAAGTCAAGTCCGCCTACTCCGAGCGCCTCAAGTTCAACGTGGCGGTCAAGATCATCGACCGCAAGAAGACACCCACCGACTTTGTGGAGAGATTCCTTCCCCGGGAGATGGACATCCTGGCGACCGTCAACCACCGCTCCATCATCAAGACCTACGAGATCTTTGAGACCTCAGATGGGCGCATCTACATCGTCATGGAGCTCGGGGTCCAGGGCGACCTCCTGGAGTTCATCAAGTGCCGAGGCGCCCTGCACGAGGACACAGCGCGCAAGATGTTCCGGCAGCTGTCCTCGGCCGTCAAGTACTGCCACGACCTAGATGTCGTCCACCGAGACCTCAAGTGTGAGAACCTTCTCCTTGACAAGGACTTCAACATCAAGCTGTCCGACTTCGGCTTCTCCAAGCGCTGCCTGCGGGACGGCAGCGGCCGCATTGTCCTCAGCAAGACCTTCTGTGGATCGGCAGCGTATGCGGCCCCTGAGGTGCTGCAGGGCATCCCCTACCAGCCCAAGGTGTACGACATTTGGAGCCTGGGTGTCATCCTCTACATCATGGTCTGTGGCTCCATGCCGTACGACGACTCTGACATCAAGAAGATGCTGCGCGTCCAAAAGGAGCACCGTGTGGATTTCCCGCGCTCCAAGCACTTGACGGGTGAGTGCAAGGACCTCATCTACCGCATCTTGCAGCCTGACGTCAGCAGGCGGCTGCACATTGACGATATCCTCAGCCACGCGTGGCTGCAGCCCCCCAAGCCCAAAGCCATGTCTTCGGCCTCCTTCAAGAGGGAGGGCGAGGGCAAGTACCGGGCCGAGTGCAAGCTGGACACCCGGCCAGGCTCACGGCCTGAGCACCGGCCCGAGCACAAGCTGGGGGCCAAGACCCAGCACCGGCTGCTGGTGGTGCCTGAGAATGAGGACCGGCTGGAGGACCGTCTGGAGGACCGGCTGGCCGAGACCTCCAGGGCGAAGGACCACCACGTCTCCGGAGCCGAGGTGGGGAAGGCAAGCACCTAG
- the ESS2 gene encoding splicing factor ESS-2 homolog isoform X1 has protein sequence METPGSPARALQLSAASGPRRKRAAGEAGAVTSRQRVLDEEEYIEGLQTVIQRDFFPDVEKLQAQKEYLEAEESGDLERMRQIAIKFGSALGKMSREPPPPYVTPATFETPEVHTGPGVVGNKARGRGRVLEDGDDASGFRGCISQAGPSPGRLLSQPAPPLPSGEAGEEEEKEPLPSLDVFLSRYTSEDNASFQEIMEVAKEKSRARHAWLYQAEEAFEKRQRESLALPSAEHQAIESGPAGVETWKYKARNSLMYYPEGVPDEEQLFKKPRQVVHKNTRFLRDPFSQALSRSQLQQAAALNAQHKQGKVGPDGKELIPQESPRVGGFGFVATPSPAPGVNESPLMTWGEVENTPLRVEGSETPCVDRTPGPAFKILEPGRRERLGLKMANEAAAKNRAKKQEALRRVTENLASLTPKGLSPAMSPALQRLVSRTASKYTDRALRASYTPSPARSTHLKTPAGGPQTPTGTPAPGSATRTPLSQDPACITDNLLQLPARRKASDFF, from the exons GGTCTCCAGACTGTCATCCAGAGGGACTTTTTTCCCGATGTGGAAAAGCTGCAGGCTCAGAAGGAGtacctggaggcagaggagagcgGGGACCTGGAACGGATGCGCCAAATTGCCATCAAGTTTGGCTCTGCCCTGGGCAAGATGTCCCGGGAGCCCCCGCCGCCCT ACGTGACTCCAGCCACGTTTGAAACCCCCGAGGTGCACACAGGCCCCGGGGTGGTGGGTAACAaggcccggggccggggccgTGTCCTGGAGGATGGCGATG ATGCCTCGGGGTTTCGTGGTTGCATCTCCCAAGCTGGTCCCTCTCCTGGGCGACTGCTCAGCCagccagctcctcctcttccttcag gagaggctggagaggaggaggagaaggagccccTGCCCAGTCTGGACGTCTTCCTGAGCCGGTACACGAGCGAGGACAACGCCTCCTTCCAGGAGATCATGGAGGTGGCCAAGGAGAAGAGCCGGGCGCGCCATGCCTGGCTCTACCAGGCCGAGGAGGCGTTTGAGAAG aggcagagagagagtcTCGCACTCCCGTCGGCAGAGCACCAGGCCATCGAGAGCGGCCCGGCTGGCGTGGAGACCTGGAAGTACAAGGCCAGGAACTCCCTCATGTACTACCCCGAGG GTGTCCCTGATGAGGAACAGTTGTTCAAGAAGCCCCGGCAGGTGGTGCACAAGAACACCCGTTTCCTCCGGGATCCCTTCAGCCAGGCGCTCAGCAGGTCCCAGCTGCAGCAGGCTGCCGCCCTCAATGCCCAG CACAAACAGGGCAAGGTGGGCCCAGATGGCAAGGAGCTAATCCCCCAGGAATCCCCCCGAGTAGGCGGATTTGGATTTGTGGCTaccccttctcctgcccctg GTGTGAACGAGTCCCCGCTGATGACCTGGGGGGAGGTCGAGAACACGCCCTTGAGAGTCGAAGGATCCGAGACGCCCTGCGTGGACAGGACACCAGGACCAGCCTTCAAG ATCTTGGAGCCTGGCCGCAGAGAGCGGCTGGGGCTGAAGATGGCCAACGAAGCTGCCGCCAAGAACCGGGCCAAGAAGCAGGAGGCCCTGCGGAGAGTGACGGAGAACCTGGCCAG CCTCACTCCCAAAGGCCTGAGCCCGGCCATGTCACCAGCCCTGCAGCGCCTTGTGAGCAGGACGGCCAGCAAGTACACGGACCGGGCCCTGCGGGCCAGCTACACACCATCCCCTGCTCGCTCCACCCATCTCAAGACCCCAGCCGGCGGGCCACAGACCCCGACAGGCACACCGGCTCCAGGCTCTGCCACACGCACCCCTCTCAGCCAGGACCCAGCCTGCATTACGGACAACTTGCTTCAGCTCCCGGCCCGGCGCAAAGCCTCCGACTTCTTCTAG
- the ESS2 gene encoding splicing factor ESS-2 homolog isoform X2: protein METPGSPARALQLSAASGPRRKRAAGEAGAVTSRQRVLDEEEYIEGLQTVIQRDFFPDVEKLQAQKEYLEAEESGDLERMRQIAIKFGSALGKMSREPPPPYVTPATFETPEVHTGPGVVGNKARGRGRVLEDGDGEAGEEEEKEPLPSLDVFLSRYTSEDNASFQEIMEVAKEKSRARHAWLYQAEEAFEKRQRESLALPSAEHQAIESGPAGVETWKYKARNSLMYYPEGVPDEEQLFKKPRQVVHKNTRFLRDPFSQALSRSQLQQAAALNAQHKQGKVGPDGKELIPQESPRVGGFGFVATPSPAPGVNESPLMTWGEVENTPLRVEGSETPCVDRTPGPAFKILEPGRRERLGLKMANEAAAKNRAKKQEALRRVTENLASLTPKGLSPAMSPALQRLVSRTASKYTDRALRASYTPSPARSTHLKTPAGGPQTPTGTPAPGSATRTPLSQDPACITDNLLQLPARRKASDFF, encoded by the exons GGTCTCCAGACTGTCATCCAGAGGGACTTTTTTCCCGATGTGGAAAAGCTGCAGGCTCAGAAGGAGtacctggaggcagaggagagcgGGGACCTGGAACGGATGCGCCAAATTGCCATCAAGTTTGGCTCTGCCCTGGGCAAGATGTCCCGGGAGCCCCCGCCGCCCT ACGTGACTCCAGCCACGTTTGAAACCCCCGAGGTGCACACAGGCCCCGGGGTGGTGGGTAACAaggcccggggccggggccgTGTCCTGGAGGATGGCGATG gagaggctggagaggaggaggagaaggagccccTGCCCAGTCTGGACGTCTTCCTGAGCCGGTACACGAGCGAGGACAACGCCTCCTTCCAGGAGATCATGGAGGTGGCCAAGGAGAAGAGCCGGGCGCGCCATGCCTGGCTCTACCAGGCCGAGGAGGCGTTTGAGAAG aggcagagagagagtcTCGCACTCCCGTCGGCAGAGCACCAGGCCATCGAGAGCGGCCCGGCTGGCGTGGAGACCTGGAAGTACAAGGCCAGGAACTCCCTCATGTACTACCCCGAGG GTGTCCCTGATGAGGAACAGTTGTTCAAGAAGCCCCGGCAGGTGGTGCACAAGAACACCCGTTTCCTCCGGGATCCCTTCAGCCAGGCGCTCAGCAGGTCCCAGCTGCAGCAGGCTGCCGCCCTCAATGCCCAG CACAAACAGGGCAAGGTGGGCCCAGATGGCAAGGAGCTAATCCCCCAGGAATCCCCCCGAGTAGGCGGATTTGGATTTGTGGCTaccccttctcctgcccctg GTGTGAACGAGTCCCCGCTGATGACCTGGGGGGAGGTCGAGAACACGCCCTTGAGAGTCGAAGGATCCGAGACGCCCTGCGTGGACAGGACACCAGGACCAGCCTTCAAG ATCTTGGAGCCTGGCCGCAGAGAGCGGCTGGGGCTGAAGATGGCCAACGAAGCTGCCGCCAAGAACCGGGCCAAGAAGCAGGAGGCCCTGCGGAGAGTGACGGAGAACCTGGCCAG CCTCACTCCCAAAGGCCTGAGCCCGGCCATGTCACCAGCCCTGCAGCGCCTTGTGAGCAGGACGGCCAGCAAGTACACGGACCGGGCCCTGCGGGCCAGCTACACACCATCCCCTGCTCGCTCCACCCATCTCAAGACCCCAGCCGGCGGGCCACAGACCCCGACAGGCACACCGGCTCCAGGCTCTGCCACACGCACCCCTCTCAGCCAGGACCCAGCCTGCATTACGGACAACTTGCTTCAGCTCCCGGCCCGGCGCAAAGCCTCCGACTTCTTCTAG
- the TSSK1B gene encoding testis-specific serine/threonine-protein kinase 1 translates to MDDAAILKRRGYIMGINLGEGSYAKVKSAYSERLKFNVAVKIIDRKKAPTDFLEKFLPREIEILALLNHHSIVKTYEIFEISDGKVYIVMELGVQGDLLEFIKTRGALQEDDARKKFHQLSSAIKYCHDLDVVHRDLKCENLLLDKDFNIKLSDFGFSKRCLRDDSGRLALSKTFCGSAAYAAPEVLQGIPYQPKVYDIWSLGVILYIMVCGSMPYDDSNIKKMLRIQKEHRVDFPRSKHLTGECKDLIYRMLQPDVNRRLHIDEILSHCWVQPKSQVLSSAAINKEGESSQGPEPPWAPEPGSDKMSTTKLEPQEEARPKAQPETSPEEEPLQVQVSRQSEAAGIASEQPSTETEEGPPRQPPSRTPSQPFAAPEAGRERARAHSLEPEPQRSQRKKTGPDEPLFSSVSSPPFELGNPRD, encoded by the coding sequence ATGGATGACGCGGCCATCCTCAAGCGACGAGGCTACATCATGGGAATAAATTTGGGAGAGGGCTCGTATGCAAAAGTTAAGTCTGCTTACTCTGAGCGCCTGAAGTTCAACGTGGCGGTCAAGATCATCGATCGCAAGAAAGCCCCCACAGACTTCCTGGAGAAATTCCTTCCCCGGGAGATTGAGATTCTGGCCTTGCTGAACCACCACTCCATTGTCAAGACCTATGAGATCTTCGAGATATCTGACGGCAAGGTCTACATCGTCATGGAGCTCGGGGTCCAGGGCGACCTCCTGGAGTTCATCAAGACCCGGGGGGCCCTGCAGGAAGATGATGCTCGCAAGAAGTTCCACCAGCTGTCCTCGGCTATCAAGTACTGCCATGACCTGGACGTCGTCCACCGAGACCTCAAGTGTGAGAACCTTCTCCTCGACAAGGACTTCAACATCAAGCTGTCTGACTTTGGCTTCTCCAAGCGCTGCCTGCGGGATGACAGCGGCCGGCTGGCGCTCAGCAAGACCTTCTGCGGGTCGGCGGCGTATGCGGCCCCTGAGGTGCTGCAGGGCATCCCCTACCAGCCCAAGGTGTACGACATTTGGAGCCTGGGCGTCATCCTCTACATCATGGTCTGTGGCTCCATGCCCTACGATGACTCCAACATCAAGAAGATGCTGCGCATCCAAAAGGAGCACCGCGTGGACTTCCCGCGCTCCAAGCACCTGACGGGCGAGTGCAAGGACCTCATCTACCGCATGCTGCAGCCCGATGTCAACCGGCGGCTGCACATCGATGAGATCCTCAGCCACTGCTGGGTGCAGCCCAAGTCCCAGGTCCTGTCCTCTGCAGCCATCAACAAGGAGGGGGAGAGCTCCCAGGGCCCTGAGCCCCCCTGGGCCCCTGAACCTGGCTCTGACAAGATGTCCACCACCAAGCTGGAGCCCCAGGAGGAGGCCCGGCCCAAGGCCCAGCCCGAGACAAGCCCTGAGGAGGAGCCACTGCAGGTGCAGGTGTCGAGGCAGTCGGAGGCTGCAGGCATCGCCAGCGAGCAGCCCagcacagagacagaggaagggccTCCACGACAGCCTCCGAGTCGCACACCTAGCCAGCCCTTTGCAGCCCCGGAGGCTGGCAGGGAACGAGCCAGAGCTCACAGCTTGGAGCCTGAGCCCCAGAGAAGCCAAAGAAAGAAGACAGGCCCAGATGAGCCACTATTTTCGTCagtttcttcccctccctttgAACTTGGTAACCCACGTGACTAA